Proteins from a single region of Triticum dicoccoides isolate Atlit2015 ecotype Zavitan unplaced genomic scaffold, WEW_v2.0 scaffold269572, whole genome shotgun sequence:
- the LOC119345715 gene encoding leucine-rich repeat receptor protein kinase MSP1-like, with amino-acid sequence MGLSLCGERGHLGVPSWGACGIPPVYAGRGQNAQMCCMYNMHDSREHIVRNEQAIVDNLTEDNATRVLASRRTAEGEQLYLVYDQGSAGTSPPNKLLVKKFHNANRALQVDGNVMYRCNSEMFLLANISHKNIIKVVDHIQREDAIMLIYEYPVHGSLRSWLHQPMDAGRHLSWPDRRGIAIGVARGLRQLHHRCNKLFVHHNINSENILLDQNFKAVIASFGAAQVNMAGLGQPLPITDLRPGNFGYAAPEYGLGKNQLTEKVDIYSFGVLMLELVTGRMTNEATTDGHLANWAQNNFRILMANQQEAFQNVVDRSIPDQARYREEMATVFMLGVDCTTVDPKERPSMRMALKRLRCCRWRAPFRGLLTGFLM; translated from the exons GATGTGTTGCATGTACAACATGCATGACAGCAGAGAG CATATTGTGCGCAATGAACAAGCCATAGTCGACAACCTTACTGAAGATAACGCGACAAGGGTGTTGGCTAGCAGAAGGACAGCAGAGGGCGAACAGTTGTACTTAGTCTATGATCAGGGTAGTGCTGGGACTAGTCCCCCAAATAAGCTGCTCGTCAAGAAGTTCCACAATGCGAACCGAGCGCTACAAGTAGACGGCAATGTCATGTACCGCTGCAACTCGGAGATGTTCCTGTTAGCCAACATTTCTCACAAAAACATCATCAAAGTTGTAGACCATATCCAGAGGGAAGACGCAATCATGCTCATTTATGAGTATCCGGTTCATGGAAGCCTTCGATCCTGGCTGCACCAACCCATGGATGCCGGTCGGCACCTGAGCTGGCCGGACAGGAGGGGCATCGCCATTGGTGTGGCCAGAGGGCTCCGCCAGTTACACCACAGATGCAACAAACTGTTTGTCCACCACAACATCAACTCTGAAAACATCTTGCTTGATCAGAATTTCAAGGCCGTGATAGCCAGCTTTGGCGCTGCACAGGTTAACATGGCGGGGCTCGGCCAACCCTTGCCAATCACGGACCTGCGTCCTGGTAACTTTGGGTACGCAGCTCCAG AATATGGGTTGGGGAAAAACCAGCTGACGGAGAAGGTAGACATTTACAGCTTTGGAGTGCTGATGCTGGAGCTTGTCACGGGGCGGATGACCAATGAAGCTACAACAGATGGTCATTTGGCGAATTGGGCACAGAACAACTTCCGTATACTGATGGCGAACCAACAGGAAGCATTCCAGAATGTTGTGGACAGGAGCATACCAGATCAAGCACGGTACAGGGAGGAGATGGCAACTGTGTTCATGCTGGGCGTGGATTGCACTACTGTGGATCCGAAGGAAAGGCCATCCATGCGGATGGCTCTCAAACGACTCCGCTGCTGCCGTTGGCGTGCCCCATTCCGTGGCCTCCTCACCGGCTTTCTGATGTGA